The Cytobacillus oceanisediminis genomic interval ATCGCAAGCTTAGCTACAGCCTTTTTATTGACGTCCAATAGGTAGACTTCAATTCTTCCTATTTTTGTTAAATCATCATTATCCAGGATGGGCTGCACTGCTACATCAAAATCAGTTAATTCTTGGCCAAGTGATTTTATTTTTGCCGGTCCATGCCATGCAGTACCTGAACCGAGAGAAGACGCAATGAATTTTGTGCCATCACTTGTCATTGTCCCGGCCACAACTCCTCCATCGATGTCAGAACTCTGGGCATCTCCCCATCCCGTTGTTGTGGACATGGTATCATGAAGGATTAATTCACGCTCGGCAACCGCAAACTCATCGATATTAACAGGCCTGCCAATCCTCATATAATCCTCATCGCCAATGATATCTAAGAAGGTGGTATTATCTTTTAGCCAAATTTTAAAATTTGGAGGAGTACTGACTGTACCTTTGGTGTTTAATACCACAGGCAACGATAAATCAGTAAAAGGACCCTCAGCTTTTGCTGGACCGTATTTATATGGATCTGGGCAGATAAAGGTAATTGTATCTCTATGAACCCCTCCCCATTCAAATGTCTCCTTTACTCCACTCGTAATGGCATAATAAATTCTGTCTATTTCATCTTCAAATACAAGCGATTTTGCTTCTTTTGTAATGAGGACTCCATTTACGATTTCGATTACTTTTCGTAATTTAAAATCACTTACCTCATCAAATGCTATATCAACCTCAATAATACGAACAGGCGTCTTTGTTGATGATACGAGTGCTCCATCCATTCCTGAGAATTCAAGCAGTTCGACATCTTGGCCTAATACTCCTCTACCTCTAATATCTTCTATGTGAAAATATTGACTTAGGATAACGCTATTAAATATTAGAGAGAAATCATCATCAATGGTTATGGGATTCACCCCCTTAAAATGCCAATGTTTTCTTCATAACGTTCATTTTCAGATATCAAATGAGTTCTCAAAATTTTGCCTGCTTTCCGACCATCGATATAAACGTCCCCGTTTTCTCTTTGATTGTTTAAGAAGTCTAATGATGATCTAAATGCATCTTGAATGGCTTTGATTTCCCCAATTTGAGAAGAAAGGTTATAGCTAATGTCTTGTTTAGGAATAGCTGCCGATTCAAGATCCAGATCCGGGGTTGCCCACCTTGCTAATTGTTCTGCTGCATTTTGAACGAACTTCTTCATTTTCAGAATTCCGTTACCTAATCCCTCTCCCGTAAATTCACCTAGCACCGTTGTAACACGGGAAGGTGAATTAATATCCAATATCTCTTCAATCTTACTTTTAACAGAATTGGCTACTTCTCTCACTTTTTCCCTAACAGCACCAATCATAGATCCAATTCCATTGATCAAACCTTGGATAATGTCTTTTCCTACCTGGCTCAAATCAATATCAGTCAAGAAGGATTTTGCTTTATTCCATATTTCCTCGATTTTAGTTTTGACTGCATTCATTTTTTCCTGAACAGCATTTTTCAAAGCTTCAAATTTTGCCCGCACTGTGTTTTTAATTGTCTCAGGCAAATTGGTGGAATTGGTTTTAATGGCATTCCAGATTTCAGAAACTTTCGCCCTTGCTGCATTCATCTTTTCTGAAATAGATGCTCTTAAATTTTCAAATCTGCTGATTGCTGCAGATATAAGGTTTATAATAATGGTCTGTACAGTTGTCTTAATAGACTGCCAAGTATTAGCCAAAAAGCCTTTAACGGAATTAAATATTGTGAGAGTATTTGTCTTGAGATGATCCCATGCCGTGGAAACCAATCCTTTGATAGCCTCTAGAGCACCGCTGAAAATCAGCTTCAAACCATTCCATATACCCAATAACGCCTGGCTTAAATTTTGAAAGATCTGAGTTGCATGTACCTTCATGCTTTCGAAGTCACCTGTAACCAGATCTAAAAGCAATAATAAAGATCCAAGGAATAAGTTTTTGATGAAGTCCCAAACACTAGTAAAATACAGCTTTAATCCTTCGAAAATCTGAGAGACTCCATTTTTCATATTGTTAAAGAAATCTAAAATTCCTTGAACAAAAGGAGCAAGAATGGCTTGAACGGTTGTAACAATAGCCATCCAAGCTACCGAAATCCCCGTTTTTATCGCTTCCCAGGCAGCAGCCATCCCATCTTTAATCGTTGTCCAAGTATTGGTTAGAAAAGCTACAAAGCTATTCCATATATTTGTTATGGACTCTTTGATGGCTGTCCATGTCTCTGACGAAAAAGACTTAATGGATTCCCAGGCGTTCCTTAACCATTCCATTGTCGTTGTCCAGATCTCAATGGTTTTAGCTTTAATGGTGTCCCAATTTTTATAAATAACGATGGCTAACCCTATTACTAGTGCAGATATTATGCCTATAGGTCCGGATAAAGTCGCAAGGGCAGTTCTTAGGAAAGTCATGATGGCCGCAGATTCCCTGACCTTTTTTATTAACATTCCTATAGGACCTACTATTGATCCAATACCTTGCAGAAACATACCCACCATCATTAATAAGGGGCCGATTAAAGCAAGGAAACCTCCTAATGCAAGAATTACCATATGGATAGTTGGTGAAAGATTTGCAAAAGTGATTGCGAACTCTCTAATATAGGGCAGTGCTGTTTGAATAATCTCAAGAAGTGTTTCCCCTAAAGGCATAACAGCCTCTTGCAATTCTCGCAAGGTAGATGTCAGCTCTGCTCCAAGATTATCTTTCATGGAATCAGATGCCTTCTGGGCTGCTCCTTCAAAATCGGTCATACCCTCTGAGGCAGTCGCAAAGAACGCCTGATATTGAGGTCCAAGATCTTCCAAAGGGGTACCCATCAATTCGATTGCTAATCGGTTCCTATCTGCTTCATCACTTACACCAGCGATGGCAGTCATAACCGCCATAAACGCAGCATTGGCTTGATCACCGCCAGCAGCCAAGTCCCCTTCGATTTGTTTAAAATCTAGACCTAGTTCAGAAAGAGAACTCCGGGTGTTGTCTGCTCCATCAGTAATCTGTAAAAAACTTTCTTTGACTGTATCCCCCAATTTATCAAGGCTAAAAATCCCTGATTCCACACCACTGGCGAACATCCCTACCATTTGCTCTGCTGTATATCCCATATTGGCGAACTGAGTGGAATACTCGGATATACTGTCAAGGAGCTCATCCGAGTAATCCCCGCCCCGTTGGAATGCAACGGTTATTAAGTCCATGGCCTTAGTGGAATCTACACCAAACTGCTGCATTAGTTGTCCTGCAGCCCTTGTCGTTTCCTTGATGTCTCCTCCGAAAGCTTCAGCTATCATAAAAGCACTTTCAGCTACAGCTTCCAATTCTCCAACTGGTAGATTCCCTAATTGCTGATAAACGGTTGCAACAGCATCAGTCGTTTCCTGAAGGTTTTCACCAAAGGCATTTCTCCATAAGTTTGCAGCCACTTCCTCTAGCTCTTCCGCTTTTTTCGCTGTGAGTCCCAACTGCGTCTGCAATCTGTCTCCAACTGCATCAAAGTCGTCGGCGGTTTTAAGCGCTAAGGTGCCAATTCCTGTTAACGGAAGTGTTAGTCCTGCCGAAAGAGTTTGTCCAATTTCATTCATTTTCCCGCCGAAATTTGACATTCTGTCTGCTGTCGATTCAACTTGCTCCGCTTGTTGTTCGATTGACTGGTTGGTTTCTATAACTTGATTGGCAAAACGTTGTTCCTCAATTCTTGCCCTGTCAAGTCTTGCAGCCATTTCCTGTGCTGCCCTGGAGTTTTCCCCATACTGGGCTTTAACTGCTTCATATTGCCTCTGTGTTTCGGCCACCCTGCGTCCAGCCAATTCCTGCTGCTTCTGCAGATATTCAACTGTAGCACTTAGTTTCTCTGTTTCTGATGCAGTATGTTTCATCTGCTCCTGCTGAAGTTGAAACTCCCGTTTTAGCTTGGCAGATTCTGAGCTCATTTCCTTCATGCCCTTATTAAATTCCTGATTAAAGACAGAGACCTTAATTTGGGCTTCATTCCTACTTGCCAACTATCACACCTCCTTCACAATGTGGATGGATTGTTGATCCAGCCTTTGAAAGAGATTGCCCCCTGGAAAACCCGTTCGACATTCGCAATTGGCTCATGCCAAAAAAAGTCCGGGTCCATTCCTTGGCCAAGAACAAACCAAACATATTTATCCTCCACGCACTCAAAATCAAGTTGTGGAGGCTTTACTTTTTTTCTTTTGAACTTGGTTTTTTAGTTGATTTTCGAAGGCCTGCAGCAAATTTATTATTGGAATCACCAATGGAGGATTTTAAAATTTCCATATAAAGAGTAAGAGTTTCCGTATAATCGCCATGGTATCTCTGAAGAAAATCATCAAGAGTATATTCGGATTTTGGATTTGCTCCAATAAAGGCTAAATAGATTACGTTTTGCATTTTTTCTTCTGAAAGATCATCGAGTAAGCTTCTGGCAGCTTC includes:
- a CDS encoding phage tail tape measure protein, with the protein product MASRNEAQIKVSVFNQEFNKGMKEMSSESAKLKREFQLQQEQMKHTASETEKLSATVEYLQKQQELAGRRVAETQRQYEAVKAQYGENSRAAQEMAARLDRARIEEQRFANQVIETNQSIEQQAEQVESTADRMSNFGGKMNEIGQTLSAGLTLPLTGIGTLALKTADDFDAVGDRLQTQLGLTAKKAEELEEVAANLWRNAFGENLQETTDAVATVYQQLGNLPVGELEAVAESAFMIAEAFGGDIKETTRAAGQLMQQFGVDSTKAMDLITVAFQRGGDYSDELLDSISEYSTQFANMGYTAEQMVGMFASGVESGIFSLDKLGDTVKESFLQITDGADNTRSSLSELGLDFKQIEGDLAAGGDQANAAFMAVMTAIAGVSDEADRNRLAIELMGTPLEDLGPQYQAFFATASEGMTDFEGAAQKASDSMKDNLGAELTSTLRELQEAVMPLGETLLEIIQTALPYIREFAITFANLSPTIHMVILALGGFLALIGPLLMMVGMFLQGIGSIVGPIGMLIKKVRESAAIMTFLRTALATLSGPIGIISALVIGLAIVIYKNWDTIKAKTIEIWTTTMEWLRNAWESIKSFSSETWTAIKESITNIWNSFVAFLTNTWTTIKDGMAAAWEAIKTGISVAWMAIVTTVQAILAPFVQGILDFFNNMKNGVSQIFEGLKLYFTSVWDFIKNLFLGSLLLLLDLVTGDFESMKVHATQIFQNLSQALLGIWNGLKLIFSGALEAIKGLVSTAWDHLKTNTLTIFNSVKGFLANTWQSIKTTVQTIIINLISAAISRFENLRASISEKMNAARAKVSEIWNAIKTNSTNLPETIKNTVRAKFEALKNAVQEKMNAVKTKIEEIWNKAKSFLTDIDLSQVGKDIIQGLINGIGSMIGAVREKVREVANSVKSKIEEILDINSPSRVTTVLGEFTGEGLGNGILKMKKFVQNAAEQLARWATPDLDLESAAIPKQDISYNLSSQIGEIKAIQDAFRSSLDFLNNQRENGDVYIDGRKAGKILRTHLISENERYEENIGILRG
- a CDS encoding distal tail protein Dit, with translation MNPITIDDDFSLIFNSVILSQYFHIEDIRGRGVLGQDVELLEFSGMDGALVSSTKTPVRIIEVDIAFDEVSDFKLRKVIEIVNGVLITKEAKSLVFEDEIDRIYYAITSGVKETFEWGGVHRDTITFICPDPYKYGPAKAEGPFTDLSLPVVLNTKGTVSTPPNFKIWLKDNTTFLDIIGDEDYMRIGRPVNIDEFAVAERELILHDTMSTTTGWGDAQSSDIDGGVVAGTMTSDGTKFIASSLGSGTAWHGPAKIKSLGQELTDFDVAVQPILDNDDLTKIGRIEVYLLDVNKKAVAKLAIKDMSKGQGGNIAELRVGDNVVNHFMIAEYGTNWNTWHNFNGLLQITKKGNKWTAYVAKFINGDRNNRTSRKFVEWEDRENQFTRKVAHVVVHIATYGTSTPSRMSIQDLEVYKLNQLTESQIPYIGEDGDVFEFDMGASRILKNGDFFMRKDFGSRFFHLQPGDNALVFNPPNVISRVEGEWRDKYR